In Proteus vulgaris, one DNA window encodes the following:
- a CDS encoding phage tail tip fiber protein has protein sequence MLSGCISKPTVQRAPAIPPPAWMMQPPPDLLTPLQAQFGEQQGMINQKMQAEFSQTGDGVVTHSINITIIHNKVKYNAAGQVISAQVKNGKLESFIGYNANNFAWYNPSNGKMELFMYVKNGQMFMREAFINEAWLNSVVVTEYIKSGDYVPGKRGFLIDGKTNNMEINNATFRGKLDIGTNKTGERIVITNDRIAVYDDKGVLRVEIGKITGV, from the coding sequence ATCCTGAGCGGGTGTATATCAAAGCCAACTGTCCAAAGAGCACCAGCAATCCCACCACCAGCATGGATGATGCAACCACCGCCCGACCTACTGACACCGCTACAAGCTCAATTCGGTGAACAGCAGGGCATGATTAACCAGAAAATGCAGGCTGAATTTAGTCAGACAGGCGATGGTGTTGTCACGCACTCAATTAATATCACAATTATTCATAATAAAGTGAAATACAATGCAGCAGGACAAGTGATCAGCGCTCAAGTTAAGAATGGAAAGCTTGAAAGTTTTATAGGCTATAACGCCAATAACTTTGCGTGGTATAACCCATCAAACGGCAAGATGGAATTATTTATGTACGTTAAAAACGGCCAGATGTTTATGCGTGAGGCGTTTATTAACGAAGCATGGCTGAATTCTGTTGTTGTTACTGAATATATTAAATCAGGCGATTATGTACCGGGTAAACGTGGTTTTTTGATTGATGGGAAAACCAATAATATGGAAATAAATAATGCCACATTTCGCGGTAAGTTGGATATTGGTACCAATAAAACCGGTGAACGCATCGTTATCACTAATGATCGTATTGCTGTTTATGATGATAAAGGTGTATTACGTGTTGAAATAGGGAAAATAACAGGGGTTTAA
- a CDS encoding lysis system i-spanin subunit Rz, which translates to MSKYIPWFFLLLLSALLMALSLSNAKIKKLSNENELLSKNLSEQININSDYKERIERLNQLDTRHTHELVNAKNEISLLRDISERNPERVYIKANCPKSTSNPTTSMDDATTARPTDTATSSIR; encoded by the coding sequence ATGAGTAAATATATTCCATGGTTTTTTCTCCTACTTTTAAGTGCTCTATTAATGGCATTAAGTTTATCAAATGCAAAAATAAAAAAGCTGAGTAACGAAAATGAATTACTCAGCAAGAATTTATCAGAGCAAATTAATATTAATAGCGATTATAAAGAGCGCATAGAGCGACTAAATCAACTTGATACAAGGCACACACATGAGCTTGTTAATGCAAAGAATGAAATTAGTCTCTTGCGTGATATTAGTGAGCGTAATCCTGAGCGGGTGTATATCAAAGCCAACTGTCCAAAGAGCACCAGCAATCCCACCACCAGCATGGATGATGCAACCACCGCCCGACCTACTGACACCGCTACAAGCTCAATTCGGTGA
- a CDS encoding phage holin family protein, producing the protein MTISMFWIYINFFSCLLAVIRLINYRRNGAQYKFGASFIAWVLIILLGSVPLRILTDDYSHADPFEVGINLSLCVLILLSRGNIMQIFRGVRHGKDSSR; encoded by the coding sequence ATGACCATCTCAATGTTTTGGATTTATATCAATTTCTTTTCTTGTTTACTCGCAGTTATTCGACTCATTAATTATCGACGCAATGGTGCTCAATATAAATTCGGGGCGTCATTTATTGCGTGGGTATTAATTATCTTATTGGGTTCGGTACCACTGCGGATCTTAACAGATGATTATTCTCATGCTGATCCATTTGAAGTCGGCATTAATTTATCACTATGCGTACTCATCTTATTGAGTCGTGGAAACATAATGCAAATATTCAGAGGTGTCAGACATGGCAAAGATAGCTCGCGGTGA
- the smpB gene encoding SsrA-binding protein SmpB, with translation MTKKKSHKPGSATIALNKRARHEYFIEDEIEAGLSLQGWEVKSLRAGKANISDSYVVMRDGEAYLFGATITPLNVASSHVVCDPTRTRKLLLKQRELDNLYGQINRDGYTVVALSLYWKNAWCKIKIGVAKGKKDHDKRETIKDREWKLDKARIMKNANR, from the coding sequence ATGACAAAGAAAAAATCACACAAACCTGGTTCCGCGACCATTGCGTTAAACAAACGTGCTCGCCATGAATATTTCATCGAAGATGAGATTGAAGCGGGTCTGTCGTTACAAGGCTGGGAAGTTAAATCACTGCGTGCAGGAAAAGCAAACATCAGTGATAGCTACGTTGTCATGCGTGATGGCGAAGCTTATCTTTTTGGTGCAACTATTACGCCTTTAAATGTTGCATCAAGTCATGTCGTTTGTGATCCGACACGTACCCGTAAACTGTTATTAAAACAACGTGAACTTGATAACCTTTATGGTCAAATCAACCGTGATGGATACACCGTCGTTGCGCTTTCTCTTTATTGGAAAAACGCGTGGTGTAAAATTAAAATCGGCGTTGCTAAAGGTAAGAAAGATCACGACAAACGTGAAACCATTAAAGATCGTGAGTGGAAATTAGACAAAGCACGTATCATGAAAAATGCTAACCGCTAA
- a CDS encoding putative holin has product MNEPLTGTTTASLAGVSIVGLFAGMDAGVVIGAFAGAVIFVLSAHDIRLLKRWTYFAVAFLIGIYGADFMSGILSDITGGRDVDKSVGAMFSSAGLVGVLVSISKPGAMTDGINKFINNLIDKFRGGGR; this is encoded by the coding sequence ATGAATGAGCCGTTAACGGGCACTACAACAGCATCGCTAGCGGGCGTTTCAATTGTAGGCCTGTTTGCTGGTATGGATGCTGGTGTTGTTATTGGGGCGTTTGCAGGAGCGGTTATTTTTGTTTTATCTGCTCATGATATTCGCCTATTAAAGCGTTGGACTTATTTTGCTGTTGCTTTCCTTATTGGTATTTACGGCGCTGATTTTATGTCGGGTATACTTAGCGATATAACCGGCGGTCGTGATGTCGATAAATCAGTCGGGGCAATGTTTTCGTCAGCAGGGCTGGTGGGTGTTTTAGTTTCAATATCAAAGCCCGGTGCAATGACTGACGGAATAAATAAGTTTATTAATAACCTGATAGATAAATTCAGAGGGGGTGGCAGATGA